The DNA window AAGTTATCAGACTTAATCGCAACGATTGGCACCAATCCATCCACAATCAGCAACCTACCGTTTCTTTTGGACCACCGTGGACACGAGCAGGAAGACGATGCCGGCACCAACTATGCCTATCACCACCCCAAACACAATGAGCCACGGAGGGGTCGCAGGTTTAACGGGGGCCACCAGGGTGGGCAGGACGCCAATGAACTCCAGAGTCGCGTCATTGAGCAGGAGGACGCTGTTGATGCGGTCCCTGGACTTTCTATTGGACGAAGAACAAAAGGAGTTCCAATGGATACTTTTCCACACAAAACGATGACATTATGGATAGTTGTAGCAAACTGAAAAGGTCAGAGGTCTCCTTTTGATGTAGATGAATGCCCAAGGCAAACACTATGCTCTACTGAACAGAGCAGAAATGCTGTCCAAACAATCTTCAGGTTCTTAAAATTTTTGTGCTCTCTTCTAAGTAAGATGTTCATTTATGTGGCTTTATGCAATATTCTTGGAAGACAGAGGATATTGTTGGCCAATGGATGGAGTCACAATGTCACAATGGCCTCTGTGGTGGGGGGATAGAGTTTGAGGACTTGGGGAAAAGACAAACTACAATGGTTAAGACAAACTTTTCACTCCAGAAGAGCAGTCTAGCTTACAGTCAAGAAACAGTGGACCAGATCCTTGCTGTCAATGAATTGCTGAGGGGATCCTGGTTTGGTTGTTCAAGCCAGGTCTTTTTTGTGGATCTGGAGAAGATGTACAAAGATGTTCCTCAAGGTATTTTGAGAAGGATTACCGTATGTGGTACCTTGTTGCTTTTAAGGACTGCCCTATCCTTAGACCCAGGGCTAAAGATGTTCCCATAATCTCAGTAAAAAGTCAAGTTTGTTCCCTGTGCAGGGTTTAAGTTTTGCTCCTTAGTGATTGTAGCATGGAACGAGACTGGGATAGAACGACTGGGGCCTCGTCTGTTATTATGcctgcaaaaaaaacataacttttctGGTGGAAAGTTAGACCCAGAACACTCGGGAAGGCTCTGTCATGGATGGACAGACTtgctttaaaacaaaccaaCTGCATCTCTAAATCATGTGGTTTTGTGATTACCTGACTGCCAGCTCCACGCTTTCTTTGCCTACAAGACGTGAGGGGTCGCCAGGTGACGTGACCACAAACCAAAAGGACACTCTGGGAGTCTCATCACACACGAGGACGTTTGACACGCTGGACACAAGACAACAAACATGACGTCACCTTCACAAACCATGACTCGCATgtctaaaaagttttttttaaaaacgccTAAAAACAAGCATGTGGCTGTTTCCTTACTTAAATTCTAGGTCCAAGTGATGGCTCATGGCAAAAGCAATGGCTGCTTGGAAGAGGAACCGTTGATTTCTATTCCACTCATACTGTAACataaaccagataaaaaaagagaaagagctgTTTTTTCATTACAGGCACAAAGGTTTGTGGATGACAGCGTGGACCTTGTCCTTACACATAATGACCACACGTATTTTATGAGCATTTTGGATAAGCCTCATGCGTTTCTGTGTTGTAAAACTTGGACAAAAACGTAAAATAGTTTCCACACAAGTTCTGTTTTGGAAAGGCGCAAAGAAAATGCTCCCAATTCAAGAAGCAACGTACATATTTGAttagtctttttaaaaagtaacctTCATGTTGAATTTGACGCCAGCTAAACAAACAGGTAAAGCTGTTGCtctctcaaaataaaaataaaaaactcaaaaagtttGGCACCTCGGCGGAAGACAACTTGCTCTCACAACAGACTTCAGTTTCTCTCTCTACTCCCTctgacatgattttatttttattttttaaattgttcttcCGCTCGAGTGCTTTTCGTTGGCCATTACACTCTCTCCTTTCAAGTTGTTGTGTTCATGTCGTGTTTATGACTTCATATTGCTCAGCCTTAATGGTCTATGCACCACGTGTGCAAATTGCCCAGGCCATATGCccacatttatttacttttttcaaatcACTTCACAAAGTGAGAGACCTAAAATGAGGCGGCAGAAGTCATTAGAAACGTCCCTCTAACTCACGGGCAGCCTCCACCGGGGGATGTTTCTCTCTTGCGCAGCCCGATCCTTGctctaatatttgtttttgaactGCGTGCAGATAACAGGACAGATGGCGTCTTTCCAGATGGATGCACCTGATGCGACGAGCGACGAGATTTTGATCTGCTGACCCCAGCggccttctttttttaattaggtGAGCGTTCTGAACACGAGcaaccccctttttttttaaatgctcgGTTTAAACGGTAAATCGCCACTGGAACTAAATCT is part of the Xiphophorus hellerii strain 12219 chromosome 9, Xiphophorus_hellerii-4.1, whole genome shotgun sequence genome and encodes:
- the cltrn gene encoding collectrin, translating into MLGRIVYFLCLPSVLAAQLCKPNAAEGFKVRLSIKTALGDQAYEWNRNQRFLFQAAIAFAMSHHLDLEFNVSNVLVCDETPRVSFWFVVTSPGDPSRLVGKESVELAVRKSRDRINSVLLLNDATLEFIGVLPTLVAPVKPATPPWLIVFGVVIGIVGAGIVFLLVSTVVQKKRKEKEVAEEEDDDDEEAQMKRTARNEGIYNTSFSEDDRNTQM